DNA sequence from the Plodia interpunctella isolate USDA-ARS_2022_Savannah chromosome 12, ilPloInte3.2, whole genome shotgun sequence genome:
AGCAAGGTAAAACAAAAGATAGAATGTATCAAGAACCATATGGCTAAAAGAAAGGTACCTATCTGAACAGAACCAGGAAAAGTGAATAAAATAggtttagaatataataaataaataaataaataaataaatatattaggacaaatcacacagattgagctagccccaaagtaagttcgagacttgtgttatgggatgctgactcaacgatactatattttataacaaatacatatatagataaacatccaagacccgggccaatcagaaaaagatcattttccatcatgacccgaccggggttcgaacccgggacctctcggttcagtggcaagaaccttaccactgcgccaccgaataatgatgatgatataacTCTGTGTattcattgttaatttttttcaattccagCGATGAGTTACCAGTGCAGCTTCAACTGCCACGCGCGCTTCGAGAAGCCAAGAGTCGACAGCAGCTTAGTTCTCTCACGTTACTCGGTCAAGAATTTTGGGGTTACCCTATGGCGAACCCAAAGAATAATCCCAATAATTTGTTGTCACCGTGTCAGCTAGCAAACGGAGTGGTTCCCATGGCTGTCACTCCATCGGATACTGGATCTAGTCTTAGCAGTTTTAATGCCAGTAAGTATTGAtagtggtatttttttattaatatgctAACATTGTGGATAAGTACTTTTCCGCGTCATGTATCTTGTGTTATAAACTCGTTTAATTTAActctgatgaaataaaagaaaagtaaatGAAATAGTGTTGGAACTGAGCTCGTATTACTTACAGGTACAGGAACGAATACAAGAGAACGTGTACTTAGCCcagacaaagacaaaaacgTAGTTCTAAAGATGTCACCAATCGACACGTCAGGGTCCCCACCGAGTCAAAGTCAAAACTTTAGCACGTTCAAAGGAAGAACCCCACCATCCCCACCAGCGAAACCCAGTGGCTCTTTCATTAGAGCACCACGGCCAACCCCACCAAACACTTTGAACCTAATGTCCAGTACCGtaagtttatttctaaataattgcTACAGCTTGGcgttgtttaataaattatgataattttaatcaccTGTTTTCAGGCTCATATAACACAGCCCCACACTTTCCCAACGACCACACAACATTCTCCCACCTCAAACCACGTCAAAactacaccaccaccgcctcCGCCTAGATGGGCTAAACCGCCTATCACAAAACCTTCCCTATCTCCAAAATCAGAAGCTCAAGCTTTCAGTCCAATTAACAAGGCTTCACAGAATGGAAACATAACCGTCACGACAACAGTTACGTTCTGTGTCAATAACACGCAAATACACAACCATCAAATAAATGAAAGCATCCAAAGTGACCGACTGCAACTAACGCTTGCGTCTAATACCATCAACAATAACAGCACAGACTCGGTGTTCAATATAACGGACTCCGGGAAGTCCTTCCCAGATCCTGATGGAGAACAGGTAAGATAATGCCAATGTTGCATGGCGAGTTTGCTCTTCGCATGATTTGTGGTCGTTCTGCTTGTCAATGTTTCTAACCTGTTactaattaatgtatattgtgAGTCACGATTATGTTAACTGACCGAAACTTATTCCTGTTCCTGTGTAGAATATGATGCATCGTATGTCACCTGAAGGAGAGTGCATTAACGCAATGACAGCTAGCTTGCACGGGAGTTTCAAAAGACAAATGGAGCAGGCAAATACCAACGAACCAGAATCACCAGCGGAACCACAATCTCAAACGAATACCTCTGAATCTGTCGATCCAATCGTTAACAGTTACACAAAGTCTAGTAATAGTTTCGCTCCAAATCACATGGTTTCACCCAACGGAACCAATTCTGTCACCAGTGGCATTTTTTCTCCTACCAGCCAAATCAACTCGCCCGTGTCTAATGATACAATATCTTCTAAAAGCGGTGTCTTTTCACCAATCAGTCAAACGAATAAAAGCGAAATCTTTTCTCCTTTATCTCGAAGTTCCCCAGTGTctagtaaaaatgtattttctccCACTTCTAATCACTCCATTGTTTCCCCAATGTTGGGTAAAGATCGGGAAAAAGTTTTATCTCCCAATTCATATACGACAAGCACTACACCATCTGGTAGATCGAGGAGGAGTAGACACTCCCTGAGAAAGGAGTCCAGACATTATCAGGTAGGGGAGGTAACTTATATGTATGAATACTATTTGTTATGCAAATAtttgtcatattattattatcatagttATCACTAACTAACAGCACGATATTCAcggtgtaaaatatttaactgaaattgattttaaatatctgtaaattgtttttaaaattattattttttatcatcaactatatttttctaaaacgTGCAtcctttcaaaataaaatttcaggaATCAGATATTCTAGAATCTCCAGGCGTGTATTACAGAAGTTCGTTGATGGATAAAGTGTCAGATTACGAAGATATTTGGGGACCAGAAAGCAACAATTGCTCGACATTTAAACCTTTAAAGTCTGAGaacgataataatattaataatggttTTATGAAAAGTAAAAGACCAGATCTTCTGCCGGACACACTacgtaagtattaaaaaaatagcattcAATTGAATgccaattatttttgttgattaaataataatcaataaaaattgtttattcattacagcGAAATTGAATGCAGCTAAAAGTACTCAATCTATGCtagaaaaggaaaatattcaCATACTTAATTCAACGGAaagtttgaatgaaaaaaagaaCTTTTCAGATAGCTCTTTGAAGAAGAGTTTCAATGGGTCTAATGAGATTATAGCCACGACGAATAGCAAGGGGGACATTGTACCAAAAAGGCCGGATAAACTTAACATAGTAATAAACATGAATAAGAAATTAACCGAAGAGATCGAGGCAGCTTTAAAGAATAGGGAAAGAGAAAATTGTAGTGCTGAGAGTATGGAGACTGTAAAATTGGAAGATTGTGTTAAGGATCCAATTGAAGATGATTCGGATAAAGATAATGCTGGAAGTCCGTTTTATGCCGATCCTGTAGATGCAATTAATGAAGTAAGTTATGTTACCTACCAGAATGGTTTCGTAGTATATGTGtattaaattacatcaaaaaaaaaatcctactaatattataattaagaaaatatatatgtatgtgtaggATATTTGTTAAATCTTTCACAttcgttatgaaatttgatacacgagtagaatataacccataggatactttttatcccgaaattcccacgaagTCTAGTATATAAATGTGACCGAAAGTAATTTTGCACTTTGACTACTAGTCAAGTAAGTGGAGTAGTCGATTCCCACAAAAATCTTGTAGAGACAATATCAGTGGTACCAAAATggataataacaaaaatataatcaaaatttataataataaatatattaatgaaagtgaaacaaatataaagaaaGCATTATCTAGGAGCATCTCAAGGCGcagtatgtacctacatttgtaattaacttttttctatttttatcgtTCCAGGCGGCGTTGCCTCCAGTGCAAAGACGAAAGCTGATCAGAGTTGGTGTAAACCTCGCCCAGAGGTACTCCGAACCTCCACAGAACCATCCCTACTACCCGCTGAGAGACATGCACAGTATTGAGGAGCTGTCTCGTAAGTATTCATCAATtcaaaacaacaaattattaGACCTAGTCTATTTAGAGTGTCCTATAGAATGATGTCTGTTTATGGTGATTGCACTGACTTAGTAGTTATTTCCTTGATTATATTAAGAAGTTAATGGTTATAGCAGCTGATAATAAGTCATAAAAGCTTTCATTTATTATCTACGAACTAACGAACCTATAATAATTAGACATCAATTATTTAATCATCAATATACGCTCGATCATTAGAAACCGACCACTGCTCAGGCATATTGATATTCAATTGTTGACTTATTAGATTCGATAGCAAAACCCGTAATGCCAGCTTTGgggttatttatatattattttcaaggagcaacataatatataaatagatataaataatgtgcGATGACTTCGCATTCCAGCTTCATCACCAAACACGTCATCCTCAGTGGACAACCTAGTCTCCCTCCGCAACAAGCCGAAGGTGAAGCCTGTGCAGCCCCCGAGAGTCGCAGCCAAGCCCCCCACAGGCAAGGAACAGACTTGGACCGTTGACTCCAGTTGGGAGTTCATAAGTCAGTGCTCATAAGTCAAAAATCTAAATTGGGTCCGCTTTGTTGGCACGCCCTTTGGGTTTAAGTTTATAGTTTAAGTTTATAGTTTGGTTGGTTTGGAAATCGTttcgtattttaaaaaatatcaattttttattattattatacagaaACATCgctacaaaatcaaaaatcaccATCATTATACCTTTTTCTTCTCAATTAACTaccaaatcaatatatttccTTGATAACGATTTCACAAGCCAGCCCAACTCAGGTTAAAGAGCataagaaaaattttatttattggttttggctttaaaaaacttttttttttgtagtctgGGTATCAAAGTAGTTtggtttttttcattttatgagCACATTTACTTGCTTGCACCATTTTAAGATTATATTCTAGTATATAAACTTTGTATATTATAGGTACACCAATGTTGTATACATATCATTTGTATACATACCAATGAATTAAGGATGATAGCCATTAAGCCTTCCTATAAATGTAACTATCAATGTGATTgatatatatcaaaaaagCAACAATTTTCATGGATCCATTCGACAAATGAATTTTCACCATTCTAATAGGTTATAAACGAACACTTGTAATTCATATTTCACTACACTGTAGAAATGTAtcaattcttatttattcgACGTAGTAACTGATAGTAGAATTGATTTATCTCACGCTGTTATCGGCAAatatctctctgacgacaataaaagtttgcgtaatataaatatcatttttgataaacgaaaaacatattttacagaCAAAAGCGACGAATGTGCAAACAGTGAAAGTGGAACATTCCCGTCGCTGGCGGAACAAGAGAGCAGACTGAGCGGCGTCGACGACGGAGCCCAGCATCTGACGGTGCACCAGGTTGTGGCACAgaggtacataatatttccATTGAttcttattttgaaattcctgttttttaaatttcgttttcgtttttattaaatttgtgaatGCCAGTATTTCATGCTGGTCTGGaagcaaaaaagaaaaatagattGTCGCAGATGTTTCTCCAAATAGTTAATCAAGGGAAAGGACTATAAACTGGTAATAGCAAAACTTATGAATATTTAGTCTCATTTCCACTACTAAACGTGACCTACGAAATTCCCATCTCTGTGGGCTCTATTGACGTTTTACCCGTGTTCTCACCACTCCCTTCCAAAGTACCTAATACAGATTTCATTTGGACTGAAAAACCATGTGAActattatgaattatttatattattttaaactattataatgttatgaaCTTTTGGTTAGTGTGCATTAGCAACTAACATAATCAACTTTTACGTACTTTACAACAATTTACTGttgctattatttattttattgtataataatataagatattatttattagttttttgcCGACTTATAGtcaattgtataattttctagATTCCCCGAGCTAAGACTGAATTCGGAGCCACTGGCGCTTCCAGAAGAAGTGCGGTCGCCCCCCAGAGCGTCATGCTACGACAATGTTCACGATCTCAGACCTTTGTCGGAACAGGCAAGTATTTTTCCTTACCTGTTCCATTCCGTCGatgagaattttgaaaaatctggCACACCAGTTGTTAGCATAGATATTATAAGTCATCGAAGTATTTCGAAATAATCATTAAATCCTTTATCGGATATTTAACGTTCGTTTACATAACGTCCTCTCCaataatttcgaaattagATTTTCCTATACAAgtgttatttgaataattaatgatCAGACAATCTcgtgataatataaattatcctGTCAGCTGTCAAAATCAAACGATTGTGATGTTCACCTAGCTGGCTGGACCTCATGTTCTAATACAATCGATACATAAAAATCGCCAATAGGTActctttagttatttttaagattttccCTAATAtgatgagaaaatattttgtaaattgtaatttatattggtTTACAGGCGAGCGATGATGGCACCGTGTTTTCGGAGCCATGGGATAGTTCTCAGTGGGATGGCCTCATACCGCCATCTAATCGGCAGCAGACTTACGAACCGGTTAGTTCACGatacaaaacattataatcataataatatatacctttagataagaaaaaaatacatttcagcTACAGAAacagtttaattattattttcgtttcCCAAAATGTTTACGAAAACCAGAGAGAGAgaagatttgtttattttagtacttagacctagttttaagtaaattgacgtcaagttgaataaatattttcaacaagGTTTGATTTTTaagcgaaaaaaatattatcaaacatttatttcaattataacaGGAGGAGCCGTTAGAATGGGAGTCCCCGATCCCCAGACGCGGTCCTGCCGCTGCGACGCGCGCCAAAAGTTTTAGGGACCGCTTGGACCCTCTACTAGGTAAGATTTCAATGAATAaatcaagttttttattttttctgcctttaaactatatatataaccttACCCTAACACGTTAcaacaattttgaatatgaaatGACAATGGACAATAAAACCAGTCAAGTGGGTACTTGAACTCGAGCAGcgaattgttttttaaagtacttacatatatgGTTTTAGGTTTTTTCCTTTATCCGTATTGTAATATCCATGCGAGTAGAAGTCACAAGTCTAACTCAATAGTGCTTCATAAAATCTTCGAATTTTTTAACGccatcaaattatttaatcttgAATATTTTGCTGTGCAAAAAATTGTTCAGGAAACAGAGTATGAGATTATCTCTACTCTCACTTTTGTATATTGGAGTTATCTGCAGCTAATCTCGCTGTCAAGCGGCATGTGTTGACTGCATGTTTTATGTAAACACCATTTACATACCCGGCGCTACGTAAGTCTAAcgattgttaaataaatataggtacggAGGCATGTTTACTTTTGTTAGATgaaataatatcttttattgCGACACCTTGATATAATTGCtcaaattaataagaataacAATGATGGTgtgatgattttttaaattttcttggATTGACAAACcaaaaaagagaaataaaataaataaattacacagaCCAATTTCCTGTGacctaaaaatatacacaatagataatacatagtaatatgtaatatgtaatataggTAAGAAATGAAACGAACATCCTTTATAGTACAGGAAAAAGTGGGGAAGaaacttaggtaggtacttagctTAAAACCGACAAAGATGGGTTTATGCCCAATATCtattttcccagtttcttcccaaaatGTTTGACGCTACCGAACTAATAAAAAGGTTGGCGCTTTTTGTAATGAGTTGGGATAATACTGGACATTGAGAAAGTCGATTGTCAAATAACAttgtctttgttaattttcatcaattatgtctatgaataatattatattatcatttactGCGACCCTTACCTAAATAACCGGCCCTACACTATTCCGGGAAGCGATATCAATATAACGCCCCAAATGCCAATAGAACACAGacaattatcattataattaatatttaacacaatGAGAGCACGGCGTAATACGTTATCTGtgcaaatgtaaataattaatttattacgagGGTCAAAGGTCCTTAAGGTTGCGCGTGCCGCGAAATTGTTAGTCATATTCCGGCGTGTTTTACGATACAGTCGATCTCTGTCTTCTGATTGGTGCGTGTGAATGCGAAACTACAGATTTAAATCATTCGTGCACGCGGGGCGGAACCGCAGAGCTATCGGACATGAGGTGGTtcaaaaagttgttcagaGGAAGGTCCGCGAAGCCGTCGGAAACACCTGGACCTAATCAGTGGAAGAAAACCTTGCATGGAAAAGCTGAAGAGGATAAATCTGGAGACTGGGCTTTGGAGAAGCCTGGACCGAGCCAAGATTGGACGAAGAAACTGAAGCATTCTGGAGCTAAATCTCCACCGGAGGAAGAGCTGTATGCGTTGACTACAGTGAGAAATTTTCATGGTGATAATTTAGAAACATTCGTGCTGGAGAGTGACTGGGTGTTTCTTACGAAAGAGCAACTAATGGAGCCGAAATTCCAACAAAATTTGGCTAAAGCCGACGCACTGAAGGCTTTGTGTGCTAAATTGGCAAAAACTAGATACAGAATAGAATCTACAGTTGAAGCAAAATCACCTTATTGTCACTGCGACCAATTACGACATGAGAAACGAAAAGAAATGAGTCCTTTTCAGAAGCTAGCTAGTGTTATATCAAAGTTGTGGAAGTGTTTGTGCAAACTATGGACTTGTGAGCGGGAAAAAGAAAAGGAAACACCTAAAGAGTTGATGTTTCAGGCGTCGAATTTTACAGAGAGTTATCTATGTAGGTAATATTGTGCACATTTTTAATTCTGGACAAATTTTGACACtttcattatcatttaacttataaagaaaataggtTTTAAACTTCGATATATTACCACGTCCCTCATCGAATACAGAAAGCAACGCCTGCGAAATATTACAGCACTAGTGTTTGATAGAAGTTTTTTGTCGTCAAATCTAAAAGTTTCACATGAGACACAAGTGCATTGATCGCGTGTATCATATACTAttaacacaaatataaaatgcacAAGGAGACCACGATTAatgaagtaattaattattgtattaaaatacacAGAGAAGAAATTGCGCAAGGTTTTATTTAGACCaaagtaatttattgtgaGGTACATAATTGCGTAAATAAACCTTAAGCAAATTTTAAACCTTGTAAATAATGCAACAAATTAATCGAGTCAGTAGCACAGCATTCATAAAGTTATCTACATTCATTGCAAATAGGTTTACgttgttagcaataacacgctCAATAAGATGAAGATTGcaaatcctattaatattataaatgtaaaagtttgtgaggatttatgtatgtttgttaatctttcacgcgaaatctattggaatgattgttatgaaatttggtactcgggtagaatataacacatggggtacttttaattccgaaattcccacgggagcgaagccccggtgcGCAGCTAGTTGGATATAAAGGACGTCTGTTATCTTGCACATGTTGATTTGATAACAATTGAAACAATGAAATTACTCATTCCTTTGTACAATGTGTTACTAGTATTACGTTATCAATGATTGAATTTTGTAATGTACTGCgtgaaattgatttttgtaatattatcgTTATCTGAAATTATCAACATTTTTCACTTCTTATTACTGCAACTGGTTTCAAAAAGTAACTCTAACGGAGTCTATAtggcagatttttttttaaagaaaaaatatcaatgtaCGTCAAAACTGCCAAAGTTTAGTTTTGCAAACTATTTGCCGATAGTGTATGGCCAGCATTAGAAAATTCGTTTCATGTTCGAGGCCTCAAAATTTTCctggaaatttattttatttttattttcagctgCAGGCAGAGTACGAGCGCTCCGCGGGGGCCGGACGGGGCGCGGGGCCGGAGCGGCGGTGCGCGCGTATGCGCTGCATTTGGCGCACGACAAAAGCACCACTTTTGCTCAgaatatagataattttatcgcgTGCACGCTGGACTCGAAAGAGACTTGCCCACAggtaaaaagttaatttcatgttttgcatgcaaagatatttttaatttacgagCTCTccatgaatatataaatatttttgtttatttatatgtactaaTTTATGCAGACGATATTGATCATCTACATAATATACGGTCTGATGATTAAGCCAGGTGTTTCATTCCAGGTGATGATGCGCAATATGAGGCAGTTCATGTCAGGCATGAAGAACTACCTCGTGAAGCACGGCGAGCGGGAGTTTGAGAAGGAAGTTGAGAAGGAGAGGCTTAAGGTAAGAGCTTGTTACATacgattaaataatacatacgattaaataaataaataaatatttatttaaataagacaaatcacacagtttgagctagccccaacgtaagttcgagacttttgttatgggatactaactaaacgataatatattttataacaaatacatatataagttgataaacatccaagacccgggctactggggtattatttaatctgtgcccGGGCCaaccagaaaaagatcattttccatcatgacccgacggGGGTtcgaacacgggacctctcggttcagaggcaagtaagtactttaccagtgcgccaccgaggtcgtcaattattattgtattgattGTATTAATAGCGGTCGTGGTGCAATGGTTAAGCCCGTCAACCGTAATGTCCTaaattcgaatcctacttgttcCACGTGGGTTTGTAcaacaatctgactcatgtatagttatTATCGACCACCAATttcttccggcgaaggaaaacatcgcgagggaACCTACCTGTACGTAGTTTTTTTACCTGTACGTACCTTATcatctagtgtgtgaaatggaacaGACAATAGTAAACCACTCCGTTAAATCGTCAAgaaatgtgtttcattcctCTTAATGACTGTGACCCTCTGCTATAAGCAATACGACTGGAAGGTAGGTCACATTGTTCACTTTTGTCCGTTTggcaagttttaaattaaactacaaTTATTTTCCAGTTAAAACCAACGGAATTCCTGAACCTGGACGCGATCTTAGAAGGCGTGATGCATCGGTTAGTAGTTCGCCCGTTGAGAGCTCGGCTGTATACTCAGCTGGCGAGCTGGCACGCGTCCGACGTGAGGCGATTGCATTCTGCTATCGAGAGGGCCCAACACGCTACGCCTTTGCAGCTTGGTGTTAAGGTAAACTCATCATCATAAACCATAATTattgtcataataaattaaaattcgtgTCACCAAATCATTTTTGTTATCCTCGTAAATCTGAACATAATCGAGGTCCTCTACCTTATCCTTTGGTGTATTTTTCTTCCCTCTTCAAACTAaactttgtgaggatgtatgtttgttcctctttcacgcaaaataccACCacgtaattgtattttttatcactaaattctcacgggagcgaagccctgagGTACAGCtagtatttcataaagttgtcCTATGTGGCCCAACATCTTTCCTCTtcttgaaacaaaaacaacgtTACCCAACATAACAGAAATATCTTATGCTTTGTGTAATGTTCTTTTGTTGTTTAGTTCTAGTACATCctcattagttttattttccgtCTTTTGAATTATTGGATCCCATATGTAGTTGGAAATAAACGGACGGAAAATGAAACTGTTTTCTCTCTTTTCGCAGGAAACAACAAAGATCCCATCCGCGGCGGTGTTGGCTGTGATCTCAAAGCATTTCCTGAAGATGCAAGAAGCCGACTCGCCGCTGGACAAACTCGAGAATCTTCTAGCGGCCATATCTGTTATGTTTAATGCTGTaagttgtttgtatttttcatgttgttttatatttttgtttgtatgtggACTGCAGTGTTTTCTTGGCATTGGGCAATATTTGACTACactagaataaaattttagctaTTTTAGCTCTTCCACATACACAATATTCTGTTATCTATAGCAGCGAGTTCAAAATCTTTGAAGTTGTCGCCATGACCGAAATCGATCGGACATCATCATTCTACTATATTCAGCATTACTTACAACTGAGTTTATAACTCAATCCCGATCATGTAACTGAAAATTAACCTTATTTCCCCCCTCCAATAAGGCTGCACTCTATTGCTGAGTTAACGTAGACTGAGTGATTTCAATATCCCTGAACacataacaataaatctataatacCAACACAGATCCGGGGCGAGAGAGCACTTGGTGCCGACGACCTCCTTCCAGTCCTCGCGTGGACAGTCGCACGGTGTAGACTGGTCTGCGCGGAGCTGGAGGCGGAGCTGATGGCCGGCCTCCTCCCCGCAGCCGTGCTGGCAGGGGAGGGGGGGTACTATCTCACCGCGCTGTTCTCCGCTGTGGCTGTTTTGAAGAGACTGGCGCCCGACCCTGAACCGGACAGTTCTACTCCTGTAAGTAtctaggtatttattattatttagctcTCCAATGTATATTGAGAGCAAAGTACAGATACCTTACTAAGTAGCTGATGTAAACATAGTACAaacatcattaaatatttgaatttcttttttataaaaaatattgacaatgaGTTGACTAGGCATATGAGTTAGCAAGATGTTGTGTAGTAGTTGTTGGTAGTGTCACAGTGTGGTGTTTTGTTGTGTCGCTGTAAACGAATCTATTGCCAAATATATGCGTTTGAGGCTAGCTAAGGATATGATTCACGTCGTTCttaacatattttcaataaatcgcCAAATGTTCTCATAGAAGAGCCTAACACTTCAAACCTGTTCAACATAATTtgcagatatattttttaatggaagCATTCGTTGCAAGAATATGTAACAAAACTCATCTAATGATGAAACTCTACGGCaaaaaaccttattttttaaaacttgatAGCAGTGGCGTCGTGGTTCCCTCGAGGGTTGCAGTGGCGGTGTTGCCGTCGTCCGCGTAGCCTTGCCCGATGAATGCCGGGGCTCTATCAGACGAGTGGCGCTCCCGTGCAGGCCCGGGGCAAGAGCTA
Encoded proteins:
- the spri gene encoding protein sprint isoform X8 — protein: MSIDQASPLVPIKPQVALQNSAFIKNSHNRSSFCGVSQSPNGNTFKTFAVNRKSWSGNVTLPLQQFTPELEAPQLATFRSGTGTFPRNRERNNNSASNGILTPNGNSVQTFRGNELRRSGCANGRRYAEIGNWSKRNATFLEPHLQGVGRRDSRSSESDHDERSTEDDERSLIRSSPRTRLPPPPPPPPDDEPPPLKPREFFERLQSQAMREAQDRKRKDVPLKEHLFRPVDHDGSLGDSLSQSRESLSSDGEGARGDCSSVDSSGSGFEEQPPCDIGILERLIRTHPVWFLPGIQRAGAFHLLQGKEEGNFVVRQSSQPDTMAISVRLPADKGPYIEHYLIQASDGRIGLETSHNRFDNIPELIAHYSQCCDELPVQLQLPRALREAKSRQQLSSLTLLGQEFWGYPMANPKNNPNNLLSPCQLANGVVPMAVTPSDTGSSLSSFNASTGTNTRERVLSPDKDKNVVLKMSPIDTSGSPPSQSQNFSTFKGRTPPSPPAKPSGSFIRAPRPTPPNTLNLMSSTAHITQPHTFPTTTQHSPTSNHVKTTPPPPPPRWAKPPITKPSLSPKSEAQAFSPINKASQNGNITVTTTVTFCVNNTQIHNHQINESIQSDRLQLTLASNTINNNSTDSVFNITDSGKSFPDPDGEQESDILESPGVYYRSSLMDKVSDYEDIWGPESNNCSTFKPLKSENDNNINNGFMKSKRPDLLPDTLPKLNAAKSTQSMLEKENIHILNSTESLNEKKNFSDSSLKKSFNGSNEIIATTNSKGDIVPKRPDKLNIVINMNKKLTEEIEAALKNRERENCSAESMETVKLEDCVKDPIEDDSDKDNAGSPFYADPVDAINEAALPPVQRRKLIRVGVNLAQRYSEPPQNHPYYPLRDMHSIEELSPSSPNTSSSVDNLVSLRNKPKVKPVQPPRVAAKPPTGKEQTWTVDSSWEFINKSDECANSESGTFPSLAEQESRLSGVDDGAQHLTVHQVVAQRFPELRLNSEPLALPEEVRSPPRASCYDNVHDLRPLSEQASDDGTVFSEPWDSSQWDGLIPPSNRQQTYEPEEPLEWESPIPRRGPAAATRAKSFRDRLDPLLAAGRVRALRGGRTGRGAGAAVRAYALHLAHDKSTTFAQNIDNFIACTLDSKETCPQVMMRNMRQFMSGMKNYLVKHGEREFEKEVEKERLKLKPTEFLNLDAILEGVMHRLVVRPLRARLYTQLASWHASDVRRLHSAIERAQHATPLQLGVKETTKIPSAAVLAVISKHFLKMQEADSPLDKLENLLAAISVMFNAIRGERALGADDLLPVLAWTVARCRLVCAELEAELMAGLLPAAVLAGEGGYYLTALFSAVAVLKRLAPDPEPDSSTPQWRRGSLEGCSGGVAVVRVALPDECRGSIRRVALPCRPGARARDLCRALAHAAAITNPQDYALFALHDGQETMLNENDCPQEVMSEKSGQNFILAYKRIDAKIAWPQQALLSYP